The proteins below are encoded in one region of Tolumonas auensis DSM 9187:
- a CDS encoding isoamylase early set domain-containing protein has translation MAVTKKFLKTKPEVQVTFEIQPDSTESASKVYVVGEFAGWEPVELKKLKSGLFKTTINLPTNQQDSYQYRYRFILPDGSEKFENDVQADGYCGNPYGGENSVVCVLPQ, from the coding sequence ATGGCAGTTACAAAGAAATTTTTAAAAACGAAGCCTGAAGTACAGGTCACGTTCGAAATACAACCAGACTCAACAGAGAGCGCATCAAAGGTTTATGTCGTTGGTGAATTTGCTGGCTGGGAACCAGTTGAACTGAAAAAACTGAAAAGTGGCTTGTTCAAAACAACCATCAATCTGCCAACCAATCAGCAGGATAGCTACCAATACCGCTATCGTTTTATTTTACCTGACGGCTCGGAAAAATTTGAGAACGATGTGCAAGCTGATGGTTATTGCGGTAACCCATATGGCGGAGAAAATTCCGTTGTCTGCGTACTTCCGCAATAA
- the rplS gene encoding 50S ribosomal protein L19 translates to MSNIIKQLEQEQLRTDIPAFAQGDTVRVQVRVIEGGKERLQAFEGIVIAKRNRGLHSAFTVRKISNGEGVERVFQTHSPLIASVELKRRGDVRRAKLYYLRNLSGKAARIKEKLN, encoded by the coding sequence ATGAGCAACATTATTAAACAACTGGAACAGGAACAATTACGTACCGATATCCCTGCTTTTGCTCAGGGTGATACTGTTCGTGTACAAGTTCGTGTTATCGAAGGTGGTAAAGAGCGTCTGCAGGCGTTTGAAGGCATTGTTATCGCTAAGCGTAACCGTGGTCTGCATTCTGCTTTCACTGTTCGTAAGATTTCTAATGGCGAAGGTGTGGAACGTGTATTCCAGACCCATAGCCCGCTGATTGCAAGCGTAGAACTGAAACGTCGTGGTGATGTTCGCCGTGCGAAACTGTACTACCTGCGTAATCTGTCAGGTAAAGCTGCTCGTATCAAAGAAAAGCTGAACTGA
- the trmD gene encoding tRNA (guanosine(37)-N1)-methyltransferase TrmD: MWIGVISLFPDMFRAITDFGVTGRAVKRGLLDINYWNPRDFAHDKHRTVDDRPYGGGPGMLMMVQPLRDAIQAAKQAAGDDVKVIYLSPQGKKLTQSGVTELARCKKLILVAGRYEGIDERIIQSDIDEEWSVGDYVLSGGELPAMTLVDAVSRLVPGVLGDMASAEQDSFTDGLLDCPHYTRPESLDGVVVPDVLLSGNHEYIRRWRLKQSLGRTWQRRPELLDNLALTDEQAKLLAQYVQELNAEQQ, translated from the coding sequence ATGTGGATCGGGGTAATTAGCCTTTTCCCGGACATGTTCCGTGCTATTACGGATTTTGGGGTAACAGGCCGAGCGGTTAAACGGGGTTTGCTGGATATTAATTACTGGAACCCTCGTGATTTTGCCCATGATAAACATCGCACTGTGGATGACCGCCCGTATGGTGGCGGGCCCGGAATGCTGATGATGGTGCAACCGCTGCGTGATGCTATCCAGGCTGCGAAACAGGCTGCCGGAGATGATGTGAAAGTGATTTATCTTTCACCTCAGGGTAAAAAATTAACGCAATCAGGTGTAACTGAGCTAGCTCGTTGCAAAAAGCTGATTTTAGTCGCAGGTCGATACGAAGGTATTGATGAGCGTATAATTCAGTCTGATATTGATGAAGAGTGGTCAGTGGGTGACTATGTGTTAAGTGGCGGTGAATTACCGGCAATGACCTTAGTCGATGCTGTATCACGTCTTGTTCCGGGCGTTCTGGGCGATATGGCCAGTGCTGAACAAGATTCCTTTACCGATGGTCTGCTTGATTGTCCCCACTATACGCGTCCGGAGAGTCTGGATGGAGTAGTGGTTCCTGATGTGTTACTGAGTGGTAATCATGAGTATATTCGTCGCTGGCGTCTGAAACAGTCATTGGGGCGTACATGGCAAAGAAGACCGGAATTACTTGATAACCTAGCTCTGACTGACGAGCAAGCTAAGTTGCTTGCCCAGTATGTTCAGGAGTTGAATGCTGAACAGCAGTAG
- the rimM gene encoding ribosome maturation factor RimM (Essential for efficient processing of 16S rRNA), producing the protein MDSSIVVGRLGAVYGIKGWLKVNSFTDNPESIFDYAPWFIMDKGMWREIQLTGWKRHNNGLICKIDGVDSREDAQALTGADIAVLSDQLPALPKGDYYWRDLIGCAVVTTKGYQLGTVSELMETGSNDVLVVQANLNDAFGMKERLIPFIDEQVIKHIDITARLIEVDWDPGF; encoded by the coding sequence GTGGATAGTTCTATCGTTGTTGGTCGTCTTGGTGCTGTTTATGGCATCAAAGGTTGGCTGAAGGTCAACTCTTTCACTGATAATCCGGAAAGCATTTTTGATTATGCTCCTTGGTTTATTATGGACAAGGGGATGTGGCGTGAAATTCAGCTGACCGGTTGGAAACGTCACAACAATGGTCTGATTTGTAAGATAGATGGTGTTGATTCCCGTGAAGATGCGCAAGCACTGACCGGTGCTGATATCGCTGTTTTATCTGATCAGTTACCAGCTTTACCGAAAGGTGATTACTACTGGCGTGACCTGATTGGTTGTGCGGTGGTAACTACTAAAGGCTATCAACTTGGAACGGTTTCTGAACTGATGGAAACTGGTTCTAATGATGTGTTGGTCGTTCAGGCTAATTTGAATGATGCCTTTGGTATGAAAGAACGTTTGATTCCATTCATTGACGAACAAGTGATTAAACATATTGATATCACTGCTCGTTTGATTGAAGTCGATTGGGATCCGGGATTCTGA
- the rpsP gene encoding 30S ribosomal protein S16 produces the protein MVTIRLQRGGAKKRPFYQVVVADARFARDGRFIERVGFFNPLAAGQAEKVNLDLERIQHWVGQGASLSDRVAKLVKDASKAA, from the coding sequence ATGGTAACCATTCGTTTACAACGTGGCGGCGCGAAAAAGCGTCCTTTCTACCAAGTGGTAGTTGCCGATGCACGCTTCGCGCGTGATGGTCGCTTTATTGAGCGTGTTGGTTTCTTTAACCCACTGGCTGCTGGCCAGGCTGAGAAAGTAAATCTGGACCTGGAACGTATCCAACATTGGGTAGGTCAGGGTGCATCTCTGTCTGATCGTGTTGCTAAACTGGTTAAAGACGCGTCTAAAGCGGCTTAA